Proteins from one Cicer arietinum cultivar CDC Frontier isolate Library 1 chromosome 3, Cicar.CDCFrontier_v2.0, whole genome shotgun sequence genomic window:
- the LOC101504580 gene encoding protein STRUBBELIG-RECEPTOR FAMILY 6 isoform X1: MVDFGRVIMVLFTSTYFILLVWISSTAATTDPTHVAALKAMFQSMNSPSQLGWPTNADDPCGQSWKGITCSANSVTQIVLSNLALTGTLLPYGFQDLTSLTNLDISNNNLFGPIPYQLPPNVQRLNFAHNNLTGAVPYSISNLTSLTDLNLSHNQLQQALNVNFQYLSTLSKLDLSFNSLAGDLPQTMSSLSGITTMYLQNNQFTGTIDILANLPLHSLNVENNNFTGWIPERLKNIDIQSGGNAWSSVPAPPPPPGTPPVPKSNQHHKSGGVSTTGQDASSGTIDEGKKSGIGGGGIAGIVISIIVVGAVVAFFLMKRKSKKSSSDVEKLGSQSTAPLPSNEVHEVTSVQTSSVFDLKRFDTSASINLKPPPIDRHKSFDDNEHSKKSTIVKKTVTAPADVQSYSIADLQITTGSFSVDHLVSEGSFGRVYRAQFDDGKVLAVKKIDSSVLPNDFSEDFIEIVANISHLHHPNVTELVGYCSEHGQHLLVYEFHKNGSLHDFLHVSDEYSKPLIWNSRVKIALGTARALEYLHEVCSPSIVHKNIKSGNILLDAELNPHLSDCGLASYVPNAEQILNHNVGSGYDAPEVALSGQYTFKSDVYSFGVVMLELLSGRKPFDSSRLRAEQSLVRWATPQLHDIDALAKMVDPALKGLYPVKSLSRFADVIALCVQSEPEFRPPMSEVVQAMVRLVQRANMSRRTFGSDHGGSLRGSDEPAIQDI; the protein is encoded by the exons ATGGTGGATTTTGGAAGGGTAATAATGGTTTTGTTCACTTCAACttacttcattcttcttgtttggaTCTCTTCCACTGCCGCCACTACAGATCCAACTCACG TTGCGGCTTTAAAGGCTATGTTTCAAAGCATGAATTCACCATCCCAACTAGGTTGGCCTACTAATGCTGATGATCCTTGTGGACAATCTTGGAAAGGCATTACTTGTTCAGCCAACAGTGTTACGCAgat TGTGCTATCTAATCTTGCTCTAACTGGAACGTTATTGCCTTACGGATTTCAAGACTTGACATCTCTCACCAACCT AGACATCAGTAACAACAATCTCTTTGGACCCATACCATACCAACTTCCTCCAAATGTTCAGCGCTT AAATTTTGCTCATAACAACTTGACTGGGGCAGTCCCTTACTCTATTTCTAACCTGACCTCTCTTACAGACTT GAATCTCAGTCACAATCAGCTCCAGCAAGCACTGAATGTCAACTTTCAATATCTTTCTACCCTCTCCAAATT AGACCTCTCTTTCAATTCTTTGGCAGGTGACCTCCCTCAGACTATGAGCTCCCTTTCAGGCATAACCACCAT GTATCTGCAAAACAACCAGTTTACAGGCACTATTGATATTCTTGCTAATCTGCCTCTGCATAGTCT GAATGTAGAAAACAATAATTTTACAGGATGGATACCGGAACGGTTGAAAAACATAGACATTCA GTCGGGTGGTAATGCGTGGAGCTCAGTACCTGCACCCCCACCTCCTCCTGGAACACCTCCAGTACCTAAAAGCAACCAACACCACAAATCTGGTGGTGTAAGTACCACTGGCCAAGATGCCAGCAGTGGCACAATTGATGAGGGAAAAAAATCTGGAATAGGAGGTGGTGGCATAGCTGGAATTGTCATCTCCATTATTGTTGTTGGGGCAGTAGTAGCATTCTTTCTGATGAAGAGAAAATCCAAGAAGTCATCTTCAGATGTAGAAAAGCTGGGCAGTCAGTCTACCGCTCCTCTTCCTTCAAATGAAGTCCATG AAGTTACGTCTGTGCAGACTTCTTCTGTATTTGACTTGAAGAGGTTTGATACTTCTGCCTCAATAAATCTCAAACCCCCACCTATTGATCGTCATAAATCATTTGATGACAACGAACACTCAAAGAAGTCTACTATTGTCAAGAAGACTGTAACAGCTCCTGCAGATGTGCAATCATATTCTATAGCTGATCTTCAGATTACTACTGGGAGCTTCAGTGTGGACCATCTTGTTAGTGAGGGGTCTTTCGGGCGTGTGTACCGTGCTCAATTTGATGATGGGAAG GTTCTTGCAGTGAAGAAAATAGATTCATCTGTCCTTCCCAATGATTTTTCAGAAGATTTTATTGAAATAGTGGCAAACATCTCCCATTTACATCATCCAAATGTAACAGAGCTTGTAGGTTATTGTTCAGAGCATGGACAGCACCTCTTAGTTTATGAGTTTCATAAAAATGGATCACTGCATGACTTCCTTCATGTGTCAGATGAATACAGTAAACCATTAATATGGAATTCCCGTGTCAAGATAGCGTTGGGGACAGCACGCGCTTTAGA GTACCTGCACGAAGTTTGTTCTCCATCAATTGTGCATAAGAATATTAAGTCTGGCAATATATTGCTTGATGCAGAGCTTAATCCTCATCTGTCAGACTGTGGATTGGCAAGCTATGTTCCAAATGCAGAGCAG ATACTGAACCATAATGTTGGGTCTGGATATGATGCACCTGAAGTTGCGTTGTCTGGTCAGTATACCTTTAAAAGTGATGTCTACAGCTTTGGGGTTGTCATGTTGGAACTTCTTAGTGGACGGAAACCATTTGATag CTCAAGGCTAAGAGCAGAACAGTCTTTGGTTCGATGGGCAACACCCCAGCTTCATGACATTGATGCATTGGCTAAAATGGTTGATCCTGCACTGAAAGGGCTATATCCTGTCAAATCTCTATCACGTTTTGCTGATGTTATTGCTCTTTGTGTTCAG TCGGAACCTGAGTTCCGACCACCTATGTCAGAGGTGGTTCAAGCGATGGTACGATTAGTGCAGCGAGCTAACATGAGCAGGCGGACATTtggaagtgatcatggaggatcCCTCCGAGGAAGTGATGAGCCAGCTATACAAGACATCTAA
- the LOC101504580 gene encoding protein STRUBBELIG-RECEPTOR FAMILY 7 isoform X2, with protein sequence MVDFGRVIMVLFTSTYFILLVWISSTAATTDPTHVAALKAMFQSMNSPSQLGWPTNADDPCGQSWKGITCSANSVTQIVLSNLALTGTLLPYGFQDLTSLTNLDLSFNSLAGDLPQTMSSLSGITTMYLQNNQFTGTIDILANLPLHSLNVENNNFTGWIPERLKNIDIQSGGNAWSSVPAPPPPPGTPPVPKSNQHHKSGGVSTTGQDASSGTIDEGKKSGIGGGGIAGIVISIIVVGAVVAFFLMKRKSKKSSSDVEKLGSQSTAPLPSNEVHEVTSVQTSSVFDLKRFDTSASINLKPPPIDRHKSFDDNEHSKKSTIVKKTVTAPADVQSYSIADLQITTGSFSVDHLVSEGSFGRVYRAQFDDGKVLAVKKIDSSVLPNDFSEDFIEIVANISHLHHPNVTELVGYCSEHGQHLLVYEFHKNGSLHDFLHVSDEYSKPLIWNSRVKIALGTARALEYLHEVCSPSIVHKNIKSGNILLDAELNPHLSDCGLASYVPNAEQILNHNVGSGYDAPEVALSGQYTFKSDVYSFGVVMLELLSGRKPFDSSRLRAEQSLVRWATPQLHDIDALAKMVDPALKGLYPVKSLSRFADVIALCVQSEPEFRPPMSEVVQAMVRLVQRANMSRRTFGSDHGGSLRGSDEPAIQDI encoded by the exons ATGGTGGATTTTGGAAGGGTAATAATGGTTTTGTTCACTTCAACttacttcattcttcttgtttggaTCTCTTCCACTGCCGCCACTACAGATCCAACTCACG TTGCGGCTTTAAAGGCTATGTTTCAAAGCATGAATTCACCATCCCAACTAGGTTGGCCTACTAATGCTGATGATCCTTGTGGACAATCTTGGAAAGGCATTACTTGTTCAGCCAACAGTGTTACGCAgat TGTGCTATCTAATCTTGCTCTAACTGGAACGTTATTGCCTTACGGATTTCAAGACTTGACATCTCTCACCAACCT AGACCTCTCTTTCAATTCTTTGGCAGGTGACCTCCCTCAGACTATGAGCTCCCTTTCAGGCATAACCACCAT GTATCTGCAAAACAACCAGTTTACAGGCACTATTGATATTCTTGCTAATCTGCCTCTGCATAGTCT GAATGTAGAAAACAATAATTTTACAGGATGGATACCGGAACGGTTGAAAAACATAGACATTCA GTCGGGTGGTAATGCGTGGAGCTCAGTACCTGCACCCCCACCTCCTCCTGGAACACCTCCAGTACCTAAAAGCAACCAACACCACAAATCTGGTGGTGTAAGTACCACTGGCCAAGATGCCAGCAGTGGCACAATTGATGAGGGAAAAAAATCTGGAATAGGAGGTGGTGGCATAGCTGGAATTGTCATCTCCATTATTGTTGTTGGGGCAGTAGTAGCATTCTTTCTGATGAAGAGAAAATCCAAGAAGTCATCTTCAGATGTAGAAAAGCTGGGCAGTCAGTCTACCGCTCCTCTTCCTTCAAATGAAGTCCATG AAGTTACGTCTGTGCAGACTTCTTCTGTATTTGACTTGAAGAGGTTTGATACTTCTGCCTCAATAAATCTCAAACCCCCACCTATTGATCGTCATAAATCATTTGATGACAACGAACACTCAAAGAAGTCTACTATTGTCAAGAAGACTGTAACAGCTCCTGCAGATGTGCAATCATATTCTATAGCTGATCTTCAGATTACTACTGGGAGCTTCAGTGTGGACCATCTTGTTAGTGAGGGGTCTTTCGGGCGTGTGTACCGTGCTCAATTTGATGATGGGAAG GTTCTTGCAGTGAAGAAAATAGATTCATCTGTCCTTCCCAATGATTTTTCAGAAGATTTTATTGAAATAGTGGCAAACATCTCCCATTTACATCATCCAAATGTAACAGAGCTTGTAGGTTATTGTTCAGAGCATGGACAGCACCTCTTAGTTTATGAGTTTCATAAAAATGGATCACTGCATGACTTCCTTCATGTGTCAGATGAATACAGTAAACCATTAATATGGAATTCCCGTGTCAAGATAGCGTTGGGGACAGCACGCGCTTTAGA GTACCTGCACGAAGTTTGTTCTCCATCAATTGTGCATAAGAATATTAAGTCTGGCAATATATTGCTTGATGCAGAGCTTAATCCTCATCTGTCAGACTGTGGATTGGCAAGCTATGTTCCAAATGCAGAGCAG ATACTGAACCATAATGTTGGGTCTGGATATGATGCACCTGAAGTTGCGTTGTCTGGTCAGTATACCTTTAAAAGTGATGTCTACAGCTTTGGGGTTGTCATGTTGGAACTTCTTAGTGGACGGAAACCATTTGATag CTCAAGGCTAAGAGCAGAACAGTCTTTGGTTCGATGGGCAACACCCCAGCTTCATGACATTGATGCATTGGCTAAAATGGTTGATCCTGCACTGAAAGGGCTATATCCTGTCAAATCTCTATCACGTTTTGCTGATGTTATTGCTCTTTGTGTTCAG TCGGAACCTGAGTTCCGACCACCTATGTCAGAGGTGGTTCAAGCGATGGTACGATTAGTGCAGCGAGCTAACATGAGCAGGCGGACATTtggaagtgatcatggaggatcCCTCCGAGGAAGTGATGAGCCAGCTATACAAGACATCTAA
- the LOC101504898 gene encoding uncharacterized protein produces the protein MPLIEITNAHSLLPYHRHVKYSWISFASPNYYHCKSFSNLQNLNFNLPLVRFPFLIQAVAATIQPNTFSHKFDDDDDDDDDDIAALNPYPPMLEQPLDEREKLRRFRISKANKGNTPWNKGRKHSPETLRKIRERTRIAMQNPKVKMKLTNLGHAQTTETKLKIGAGVRKLWEQRRGKKMVQESCCFEWQNLIADASKQGFAGQEELQWNSYETLDEQLKQEWLVSVEQRKQMVRAPVSNRAPKSPEQRRKIAEAIAAKWADPDYRERVCSALAKYHSTERKPRTRPSYAAQPAKKKKPITKRDSDTSILGKSASKILKPIQLRKRKSPAYRDPLVNSKLEMIKNIRAQRASVETRQTQAIQQARLLIAEAEKAAKALEVAATKSPIAQSSLIETRKLIAEAIQSLESIDTQRIAECSVPVVSLNETNKENESTFEFRNHPQMAQVNGHTTLSSSDCKFSEAIGELSLERPINGNPELHLTNGRSLTFSLNSQINQYSPSNQERETEQDQSSEDETDHSPTVMGMQSLEDETLSRSPIVTKKWVRGRLVEVTEEKR, from the exons ATGCCTTTGATTGAGATAACAAATGCACATTCACTGTTGCCTTATCATCGTCATGTCAAATATTCATGGATTTCCTTTGCCTCTCCTAATTATTACCATTGTAAATCCTTCTCCAACCTTCAAAACCTCAACTTCAATCTTCCACTTGTTAGGTTCCCTTTCCTCATTCAGGCCGTTGCCGCTACCATTCAACCTAACACTTTCTCACAcaaatttgatgatgatgatgatgatgatgatgacgacATTGCTGCTCTAAATCCTTATCCTCCTATGCTTGAACAACCTCTTGATGAAAGGGAGAAGTTGCGAAGATTCAGGATTTCTAAAGCTAATAAAGGTAACACGCCATGGAACAAAGGAAGAAAGCATAGTCCTG aAACTTTGCGGAAGATCAGGGAAAGAACACGCATCGCAATGCAGAATCCTAAG GTCAAAATGAAGTTGACTAATCTTGGCCATGCACAAAC TACAGAAACAAAACTAAAGATTGGTGCTGGTGTGAGGAAGCTATGGGAACAGAGGCGTGGAAAGAAGATGGTGCAGGAGAGTTGCTGCTTTGAGTGGCAGAATTTAATTGCAGATGCATCTAAGCAAGGCTTTGCTGGTCAGGAAGAGCTGCAATGGAATTCCTATGAAACCTTAGATGAGCAGCTTAAGCAGGAGTGGTTGGTGAGTGTTGAACAAAGGAAACAAATGGTAAGGGCACCAGTTAGCAATAGAGCACCCAAGTCCCCTGAACAGAGAAGGAAAATTGCAGAAGCCATTGCTGCAAAATGGGCCGATCCT GATTACCGTGAAAGAGTTTGCTCTGCATTGGCCAAGTATCATTCTACAGAAAGGAAACCTAGAACAAGGCCAAGTTATGCTGCACAACCTGCCAAGAAGAAGAAACCCATTACAAAAAGGGATTCTGATACTAGCATTCTTGGTAAGAGTGCCTCCAAAATTCTTAAGCCTATCCAGTTGAGAAAACGAAAATCCCCTGCCTATAGGGATCCTTTGGTGAATTCCAAGCTTGAGATGATAAAGAACATAAGAGCACAGAGAGCTTCCGTGGAAACCAGACAAACTCAAGCCATTCAACAAGCAAG ACTATTGATTGCGGAAGCTGAGAAAGCTGCCAAGGCACTTGAGGTTGCTGCGACAAAGAGTCCCATTGCACAGTCTTCTCTAATAGAAACCAGAAAGCTTATAGCAGAAGCAATCCAATCACTTGAATCCATTGATACACAGAGGATAGCTGAGTGTAGTGTTCCTGTGGTTAGTTTGAACGAGACCAACAAGGAAAATGAATCAACATTTGAATTTCGTAACCATCCACAAATGGCCCAAGTAAATGGACATACAACATTATCATCAAGTGACTGCAAGTTCTCTGAAGCTATTGGTGAACTTTCCCTGGAGAGGCCAATTAATGGTAATCCAGAACTTCACCTAACCAATGGCCGTTCCTTAACTTTCAGTTTGAATAGCCAGATAAACCAATATAGCCCATCAAATCAAGAAAGGGAAACAGAACAGGATCAGAGCAGCGAAGATGAAACAGATCATTCTCCAACTGTGATGGGAATGCAGTCCCTTGAAGATGAAACACTATCTAGATCCCCTATAGTAACTAAAAAGTGGGTTCGCGGAAGGCTTGTTGAAGTGACGGAAGAGAAAAGATAA
- the LOC101505202 gene encoding RING-H2 finger protein ATL3-like, producing MSDMRSDNLGYSPAVDITGKIMVVVIIILFLIVVTFVFFHLYAKGIWWSDTIQNNSQSQRPQQRGGGSGLDPELLKSLPVTVYQSDGLELMECAVCLSEVVEGEKVRILGKCNHVFHVDCIDMWFHSHSTCPLCRTTVEPFQELQLPLSSSSSTFPTNVLIWGNHNNNQIITSSSSTTASASFEENKTASTSASSSSLGESGRDNGILVIDIPNDCERDYECEVSSSSSSSSPSPSTGGGGRLRSLKRLLSSSRGIMSLNPWSPTSTSTSTDVKQAKPSSRS from the coding sequence ATGAGTGACATGAGAAGTGATAATCTGGGTTATTCCCCAGCGGTTGATATAACAGGCAAGATAATGGTGGTGGTCATAATAATTCTGTTCTTGATTGTTGTGACTTTTGTTTTCTTCCATCTTTATGCGAAAGGAATCTGGTGGAGTGACACAATCCAGAACAATTCCCAATCACAGCGTCCACAACAAAGAGGAGGAGGAAGTGGGCTTGATCCTGAGCTACTAAAGTCCCTACCCGTAACGGTATACCAATCAGATGGTTTGGAATTAATGGAGTGTGCTGTATGTCTATCGGAAGTAGTTGAAGGAGAAAAGGTGAGGATTTTGGGTAAATGCAACCACGTATTTCACGTTGATTGCATTGATATGTGGTTCCATTCCCATTCTACATGTCCTCTTTGCAGGACCACTGTTGAACCCTTTCAAGAATTACAATTACCATTGTCTTCTTCTTCGTCTACTTTTCCCACAAATGTCTTGATTTGGGGCAACCACAACAACAACCAAATAATTACTAGTAGCTCTTCTACTACTGCTTCTGCTTCTTTCGAAGAAAACAAAACTGCTTCTACTTCTGCTTCCTCCTCCTCATTAGGAGAAAGTGGTCGTGATAATGGAATATTAGTAATTGATATACCCAATGACTGTGAACGTGATTATGAGTGTGAGGTGAGTTCATCATCGTCATCTTCGTCGCCGTCGCCGTCAACAGGAGGAGGAGGGAGACTGAGATCATTGAAGAGGCTTTTAAGCAGCAGCAGAGGGATAATGAGCCTAAACCCTTGGAGTCCAACTTCCACTTCTACTTCTACCGATGTCAAACAAGCTAAGCCAAGCAGCCGGTCCTAG
- the LOC101505523 gene encoding exportin-T — MDDLEKGILIMFDESGAIDDELKKHAKSYCSDIKEEASVCRICIEKLCCSNLVQVQFWCLQTLHEVIQTRYSTISPEEKHMIRGTVVSIVCLEDKNRIRVLEGPAFIKNKLAQVLIALIYFEYPLIWSSVFVDFLPHLRKGNVVIDMFCRVLNALDDELISLDYPRTPEELTVAGRVKDAMRQQCVSQIVRAWYDIISMYRNSDQELCTNVLDSMRRYISWIDIGLIVNDAFVPLLFDLILVGAPSDQLRAAAVRCLLAVVSKRMEPQSKLSLLQSLHISRVFRLVTEDGNAELVPDIAALLSGYAVEALDCFKRISSDDAKGISMELLNEVLPSVFYIMKNFEVDATFSIVQFLLGYVSTMKGLTPLSEKHMLHMGQILEVVLGLIRYDPVYRTNLDVMDKIGKEEEDRMTEFRKDLFVLLRTVGRVAPNVTQLFIRNSLASAISISSDSNVEEVEGALSLLYALGESLSEESIRTGNGLLSELLLMLLSTKFPCHSNRLVALVYLETVTRYVKFIQDNTQCIPIVLAPFLDERGIHHPNISVSRRASYLFMRVVKLLKVKLVPFIAVILQSLPDTVARFTTMNYTTEELSGSEDGSHIFEAIGLLIGMEDVPPEKQSDYLSSLLSPLCQQVDALLRNAKLLSYEETNARIAVIQQIIMAINSLSKGFSERLVTASRPAIGNMFKQTLDVLLHVLVIFPRVEPLQNKVTSFVHRMVDTLGASVFPYLPKALEQLLAETEPKQMSGFLLLLNQLICKFKILMRDILEEIFPPVTDRIFSVIPREGLPSGLDAITEEIRELQELQRTLYTFLHVIATHDLSTVLISAKCKAYLDPVMQLLFYSSCNHKDILVRKACVQIFIRLIKDWCSQPYEEKVPGFRSFVIETFATNCCLYSVLDRSFDFRDANTLVLFGEIVVAQKVMYDKFGDDFLVYFISKGFSAAHCPPDLAEQYRQKLQGTDMKALKSFYQSLIENLRLQQNGSLVFR, encoded by the exons ATGGATGACTTGGAAAAAGGGATTCTTATTATGTTTGATGAATCGGGAGCTATAGATGATGAATTGAAGAAACATGCTAAAAGTTATTGCAGCGATATTAAGGAGGAGGCTTCCGTTTGTAGAATATGCATTGAAAAACTATGTTGTTCAAATCTCGTTCAAGTCCAATTTTGGTGCCTACAGACATTGCATGAAGTAATTCAGACCCGATACTCGACAATATCCCCGGAAGAGAAGCACATGATCAGGGGCACTGTGGTTTCAATTGTGTGTCTCGAAGACAAGAACCGAATAAGGGTTTTAGAAGGACCcgcatttataaaaaacaagcTTGCACAGGTTTTGATAGCTTTGATTTACTTCGAGTACCCCTTGATTTGGTCATCCGTCTTTGTCGATTTTTTACCCCATTTACGCAAGGGCAACGTCGTCATAGACATGTTCTGTAGAGTTTTGAATGCCCTCGATGATGAATTAATTAGTTTGGATTACCCTAGAACCCCTGAGGAGTTGACAGTTGCCGGGAGGGTTAAAGATGCAATGAGACAGCAGTGTGTATCCCAAATTGTGAGAGCTTGGTATGACATTATTTCTATGTACCGGAATTCTGATCAAGAGCTATGCACCAATGTGTTAGATTCCATGAGGAGGTATATTTCTTGGATCGACATTGGGTTGATCGTCAATGATGCCTTTGTCCCTttgttatttgatttgattttggtTGGTGCCCCGTCTGATCAGCTCCGAGCTGCTGCAGTCAGATGTTTGTTAGCTGTAGTTTCTAAGCGAATGGAGCCCCAATCCAAACTGTCATTGTTGCAAAGCCTTCACATTAGTCGTGTATTTAGGCTGGTGACCGAGGATGGCAATGCCGAGCTGGTCCCTGACATAGCTGCATTGCTTTCTGGGTATGCCGTGGAGGCCTTGGATTGCTTCAAACGCATAAGTTCTGATGATGCCAAAGGAATCTCTATGGAGCTTTTGAACGAAGTTCTACCATCCGTTTTCTATATAATGAAGAACTTTGAGGTAGATGCTACTTTTAGTATCGTTCAGTTTCTATTAGGTTATGTTTCTACGATGAAGGGCCTTACTCCTTTGAGTGAGAAACATATGCTTCACATGGGGCAGATATTGGAAGTTGTCCTTGGGCTAATCCGTTATGACCCTGTATACCGTACTAATCTCGATGTGATGGACAAAATTGGAAAAGAGGAGGAAGATAGAATGACAGAGTTTAGAAAGGATTTATTTGTTCTACTTCGCACTGTGGGTAGGGTAGCCCCAAATGTAACTCAATTGTTTATCAGAAATTCGTTAGCAAGTGCTATTTCAATATCATCTGATAGCAATGTAGAGGAGGTGGAAGGTGCACTTTCTCTTTTATATGCACTTGGAGAATCCTTGAGTGAGGAATCCATAAGAACTGGGAATGGGTTATTGAGTGAGCTGCTGCTTATGCTTCTATCAACAAAGTTTCCTTGTCATTCTAATAGGCTAGTTGCTCTCGTTTACTTGGAGACAGTGACGAGATATGTTAAGTTTATTCAGGATAATACTCAATGTATTCCTATAGTTCTGGCTCCTTTTCTTGATGAAAGGGGCATACATCATCCAAACATCAGCGTAAGCCGTAGGGCCAGTTATTTGTTTATGAGGGTTGTGAAATTGCTCAAGGTGAAGTTGGTGCCTTTCATTGCGGTGATTTTGCAG AGCCTACCCGATACAGTTGCTCGGTTCACTACTATGAATTATACAACTGAAGAGCTATCAGGGTCAGAAGATGGTAGCCACATTTTTGAG GCAATTGGGTTATTGATCGGAATGGAAGATGTCCCACCTGAAAAGCAATCTGATTATCTATCGTCATTGCTCAGTCCTCTTTGCCAGCAG gTTGATGCACTGCTGAGAAATGCTAAATTGTTAAGTTATGAGGAGACTAATGCCAGAATTGCTGTAATTCAGCAAATTATCATGGCAATTAATTCTCTTAGCAAG gGCTTCAGTGAGCGTCTTGTAACAGCTAGTCGCCCTGCAATTGGCAACATGTTTAAGCAG ACATTAGATGTACTTCTCCATGTTCTTGTTATATTTCCAAGAGTAGAACCTCTGCAAAACAAG GTCACATCATTTGTACACCGCATGGTGGACACACTAGGAGCATCTGTCTTTCCTTACCTTCCAAAAGCACTTGAGCAATTACTTGCAGAAACTGAG CCAAAGCAAATGTCTGGTTTTCTTTTGTTGCTCAATCAACTCATCTGCAAGTTCAAAATTTTGATGCGTGACATTTTAGAGGAGATATTTCCACCTGTCACCGATCGGATATTCAGTGTTATTCCAAGAGAGGGATTACCTTCAGGTCTTGATGCAATCACTGAg GAAATCCGTGAATTGCAAGAACTTCAGCGGACGTTGTATACATTTCTTCACGTGATTGCTACACATGATCTGTCAACTGTATTAATTTCCGCAAAATGTAAAGCATACCTGGATCCAGTGATGCAATTGCTTTTTTACTCTTCGTGTAATCATAAGGATATTCTTGTAAGGAAG GCATGTGTGCAAATTTTTATTAGATTAATTAAAGATTGGTGTTCCCAGCCATATGAAGAAAAG GTTCCTGGTTTTCGAAGTTTTGTGATTGAAACATTTGCTACAAACTGCTGTTTGTACAGTGTGCTGGACAGATCTTTTGATTTCCGTGATGCAAATACT CTTGTTTTGTTTGGAGAAATTGTGGTTGCACAGAAGGTTATGTATGACAAATTCGGGGATGACTTTCTCgtttattttatatcaaaagGATTTTCTGCTGCACATTGCCCACCAGATCTGGCCGAACAGTATCGTCAAAAGTTGCAG GGTACCGATATGAAGGCACTAAAATCTTTCTATCAGTCACTCATAGAAAATTTGAGACTGCAGCAGAATGGAAGCCTTGTTTTTAGATAG